In Terriglobales bacterium, the genomic stretch GATCGGCATCACCGGCAGCGATGGCACGGGCATAGAGGTCGCCGGCAGCCAGTGCCTGCAACGGCCATGCCAGGGGCTCGACCTTGGCAGCGAGCAGAGCGTCGAGTACCCGGTTATGAATGCCGCGAGCGGGCCGGCCGGTGAAGGCCCGGGTGACGACGGTGGCAGCTTCGTCCGCCTCGAGCACTCTCTGCTTGTACGCAGGAAAGGCGGCGCTTTCGCGCGCCACCAGGAAACGCGTACCCATGGCGGCTCCGGCAGCGCCCAGCGCCAGCGACGCCACCAGGCCGCGGCCATCCGCAATGCCGCCTGCCGCCACCACCGGGACGCGCACGGCGTCCGCAACCTGCGGCACCAGCGCCATCGTTCCCACCAGCGCCGCCTCACCGTCGGGGCCCAGCCGAAATGTCGAGCGATGCCCGCCGGCCTCGGCACCTTGCGCCAGCACGATGTCCACACCCGCCCCGGCTACCGCCTGGGCCTCCGCCACCGTGGTCACCATCGCCATCACCTTGGCGCCGGCTGCGTGTGCCGGCTCGACCAGCGGCGTCGGATCTCCCATCGCCGTGCTCAGCACCGGCACCCTCTCCTCGAGGATCACCTGGATCT encodes the following:
- a CDS encoding nitronate monooxygenase codes for the protein MEKHALHTPLCDLLGVRYPLVQAPMSGGPTTPELVAAVCEAGGFGVLAAFRVAPEDVRKQIRAVRERTDRPFGVNVLLAPPEPGNRDAVPVQQVLNHLRRELKLPEVSDAPALPPSQLQQQIQVILEERVPVLSTAMGDPTPLVEPAHAAGAKVMAMVTTVAEAQAVAGAGVDIVLAQGAEAGGHRSTFRLGPDGEAALVGTMALVPQVADAVRVPVVAAGGIADGRGLVASLALGAAGAAMGTRFLVARESAAFPAYKQRVLEADEAATVVTRAFTGRPARGIHNRVLDALLAAKVEPLAWPLQALAAGDLYARAIAAGDADLYPLLTGQAVRLLKSDQGAAEIVAEIVAQAEATLAQLAGHGPRS